A genomic region of Phragmites australis chromosome 2, lpPhrAust1.1, whole genome shotgun sequence contains the following coding sequences:
- the LOC133897712 gene encoding protein PGR-like gives MDQRGGVWIRAAVAVAAGGAIAARAVRRKSVDSSAVFVGVPAMVAHTVAGYRFAGLLLVFFFTASRVTRVGEARKRALDPEFKEGGQRNWKQVLSNSGIANILVVLIALVTGGTDRCLDSKESTLVTALIGGVIGHYACCNGDTWSSELGILSKAEPRIITTFKRVRKGTNGGVTIDGFLAAAAAGFSIGLAFVLIGFLTTQCASDVFWRQLLVIPLATAAGLCGSLIDSFLGATVQYSGYCSVRKKVVGVDGPTVTRISGMNILDNNGVNVVSVFLTTLLTALACTYIF, from the exons ATGGATCAGCGCGGCGGCGTCTGGATCCGCgccgcggtggcggtggcggcgggtgGTGCCATCGCGGCGCGCGCGGTACGGCGCAAGTCCGTCGACTCCAGCGCCGTGTTCGTCGGTGTACCGGCCATGGTGGCCCACACCGTCGCCGGGTACAG GTTTGCGGGGCTGCTGCTGGTGTTCTTCTTCACGGCGTCGCGGGTGACGAGGGTCGGCGAGGCGAGGAAGCGTGCGCTCGATCCCGAGTTCAAGGAGGGCGGGCAGCGCAACTG GAAGCAAGTTCTGTCAAACAGTGGCATTGCAAATATCTTGGTAGTTTTGATAGCATTAGTTACTGGAGGGACAGATAGGTGCTTGGATTCAAAAGagtcgactcttgtaactgctCTTATCGGTGGTGTTATCGGACATTATGCTTGTTGTAATGGTGATACATGGTCTTCTGAGCTCGGCATTCTTAGCAAAGCTGAGCCACGAATTATCACAACATTCAAG AGGGTGCGAAAGGGTACCAATGGTGGTGTAACCATCGACGGGTTTCTcgcggcagcagcagctggaTTCTCGATTGGGCTTGCATTTGTGCTAATAGGATTCTTGACCACTCAATGTGCTTCTGATGTATTTTGGAGGCAGCTGCTAGTTATACCCTTGGCTACAGCTGCTGGCCTATGTGGAAGTCTTATTGATTCGTTCTTGGGCGCAACAGTTCAGTATAGTGGGTACTGCAGTGTTCGTAAAAAG GTGGTCGGAGTAGACGGTCCAACAGTAACGAGGATTTCAGGAATGAACATACTGGATAACAACGGGGTCAATGTAGTATCTGTTTTCTTGACAACTCTGCTTACTGCCTTGGCTTGCACATACATCTTCTGA